A stretch of Henckelia pumila isolate YLH828 chromosome 4, ASM3356847v2, whole genome shotgun sequence DNA encodes these proteins:
- the LOC140864188 gene encoding transcription factor bHLH84 isoform X3: MSLCLHLLFFNYYPIAFSIASLMTMDYSMMEAKNNGSRVCFLTNNVREADDFLDREVSNDSLMSNEKVPGDVLEGNNLQLGMVHETPVLEPLAEDKFCVPSEMRKKRSRLPGEDQSNRSMEFKKFPKLDNNDYENNYNDNSSNATLMQRTSSWCSEDESIASLEHTHGVSSTSIPKGGRVHNSSGKTRASRGSATDPQSLYARKRRERINERLRILQGLVPNGTKVDISTMLEEAVQYVKFLQLQIKLLSSDDLWMYAPIAYNGMDIGLDLKIPSPKTQS; the protein is encoded by the exons ATGTCATTATGTCTCCATCTATTGTTCTTTAACTACTATCCTATTGCTTTCTCAATTGCCAG TTTAATGACCATGGATTATTCTATGATGGAGGCTAAGAACAATGGCTCCCGAGTTTGTTTTCTTACTAACAATGTGAGGGAAGCGGACGACTTCTTAGACCGGGAGGTCAGTAACGACAGTTTGATGTCTAATGAGAAAGTACCTGGTGATGTTCTTGAAGGCAACAACTTGCAGCTAGGAATGGTGCATGAAACACCGGTGCTGGAACCATTGGCGGAAGATAAATTCTGTGTCCCTTCAGAGATGCGCAAGAAAAGGTCTCGACTACCTGGAGAA GATCAAAGTAACAGGAGCATGGAATTCAAGAAGTTCCCGAAGCTAGACAACAATGACTATGAAAACAACTACAATGACAATAGCAGTAATGCAACTTTAATGCAGCGCACTAGCAGCTGGTGCTCGGAGGATGAATCGATTGCTTCACTTGAGCATACGCATGGGGTGTCTTCAACTTCAATTCCGAAGGGTGGTCGAGTTCACAACTCAAGCGGCAAGACACGAGCCAGTAGGGGTTCAGCAACTGATCCTCAGAGCCTCTATGCTAGG AAAAGAAGAGAGAGAATCAATGAGAGATTGAGAATCTTGCAGGGCCTTGTCCCTAATGGAACCAAG GTTGACATCAGCACAATGCTTGAAGAGGCTGTTCAATATGTAAAATTTTTGCAACTTCAGATTAAG CTTTTGAGCTCTGATGATCTATGGATGTATGCTCCAATCGCCTACAATGGGATGGACATCGGGCTCGATCTCAAGATTCCATCCCCAAAAACACAATCCTAA
- the LOC140864188 gene encoding uncharacterized protein isoform X2: METIGAISEGQWSSFNGLCSEEADFVAQMLGNCSLPSEMPSRFVSPDPDSNDKSVEVDESTMYSSHENAITHSFSRGNTNYNEEAAIFFPSIGHDNYYSCASQQFFVSNNSLMTMDYSMMEAKNNGSRVCFLTNNVREADDFLDRELGMVHETPVLEPLAEDKFCVPSEMRKKRSRLPGEDQSNRSMEFKKFPKLDNNDYENNYNDNSSNATLMQRTSSWCSEDESIASLEHTHGVSSTSIPKGGRVHNSSGKTRASRGSATDPQSLYARKRRERINERLRILQGLVPNGTKVDISTMLEEAVQYVKFLQLQIKLLSSDDLWMYAPIAYNGMDIGLDLKIPSPKTQS, from the exons ATGGAAACCATTGGAGCAATTTCTGAAGGGCAATGGAGCTCCTTCAATGGACTCTGCTCTGAGGAGGCTGATTTTGTGGCACAAATGCTTGGTAACTGTTCGCTTCCAAGCGAGATGCCAAGTAGATTTGTTTCACCTGATCCCGACTCCAACGACAAATCTGTTGAGGTTGATGAGAGTACGATGTACTCATCACACGAAAATGCTATCACACATTCTTTTTCAAGAGGGAATACTAATTATAATGAAGAGGCTGCTATCTTTTTTCCCTCTATAGGTCATGACAATTACTACTCCTGTGCCTCTCAACAATTTTTTGTGTCCAACAACAGTTTAATGACCATGGATTATTCTATGATGGAGGCTAAGAACAATGGCTCCCGAGTTTGTTTTCTTACTAACAATGTGAGGGAAGCGGACGACTTCTTAGACCGGGAG CTAGGAATGGTGCATGAAACACCGGTGCTGGAACCATTGGCGGAAGATAAATTCTGTGTCCCTTCAGAGATGCGCAAGAAAAGGTCTCGACTACCTGGAGAA GATCAAAGTAACAGGAGCATGGAATTCAAGAAGTTCCCGAAGCTAGACAACAATGACTATGAAAACAACTACAATGACAATAGCAGTAATGCAACTTTAATGCAGCGCACTAGCAGCTGGTGCTCGGAGGATGAATCGATTGCTTCACTTGAGCATACGCATGGGGTGTCTTCAACTTCAATTCCGAAGGGTGGTCGAGTTCACAACTCAAGCGGCAAGACACGAGCCAGTAGGGGTTCAGCAACTGATCCTCAGAGCCTCTATGCTAGG AAAAGAAGAGAGAGAATCAATGAGAGATTGAGAATCTTGCAGGGCCTTGTCCCTAATGGAACCAAG GTTGACATCAGCACAATGCTTGAAGAGGCTGTTCAATATGTAAAATTTTTGCAACTTCAGATTAAG CTTTTGAGCTCTGATGATCTATGGATGTATGCTCCAATCGCCTACAATGGGATGGACATCGGGCTCGATCTCAAGATTCCATCCCCAAAAACACAATCCTAA
- the LOC140864188 gene encoding uncharacterized protein isoform X1 — METIGAISEGQWSSFNGLCSEEADFVAQMLGNCSLPSEMPSRFVSPDPDSNDKSVEVDESTMYSSHENAITHSFSRGNTNYNEEAAIFFPSIGHDNYYSCASQQFFVSNNSLMTMDYSMMEAKNNGSRVCFLTNNVREADDFLDREVSNDSLMSNEKVPGDVLEGNNLQLGMVHETPVLEPLAEDKFCVPSEMRKKRSRLPGEDQSNRSMEFKKFPKLDNNDYENNYNDNSSNATLMQRTSSWCSEDESIASLEHTHGVSSTSIPKGGRVHNSSGKTRASRGSATDPQSLYARKRRERINERLRILQGLVPNGTKVDISTMLEEAVQYVKFLQLQIKLLSSDDLWMYAPIAYNGMDIGLDLKIPSPKTQS; from the exons ATGGAAACCATTGGAGCAATTTCTGAAGGGCAATGGAGCTCCTTCAATGGACTCTGCTCTGAGGAGGCTGATTTTGTGGCACAAATGCTTGGTAACTGTTCGCTTCCAAGCGAGATGCCAAGTAGATTTGTTTCACCTGATCCCGACTCCAACGACAAATCTGTTGAGGTTGATGAGAGTACGATGTACTCATCACACGAAAATGCTATCACACATTCTTTTTCAAGAGGGAATACTAATTATAATGAAGAGGCTGCTATCTTTTTTCCCTCTATAGGTCATGACAATTACTACTCCTGTGCCTCTCAACAATTTTTTGTGTCCAACAACAGTTTAATGACCATGGATTATTCTATGATGGAGGCTAAGAACAATGGCTCCCGAGTTTGTTTTCTTACTAACAATGTGAGGGAAGCGGACGACTTCTTAGACCGGGAGGTCAGTAACGACAGTTTGATGTCTAATGAGAAAGTACCTGGTGATGTTCTTGAAGGCAACAACTTGCAGCTAGGAATGGTGCATGAAACACCGGTGCTGGAACCATTGGCGGAAGATAAATTCTGTGTCCCTTCAGAGATGCGCAAGAAAAGGTCTCGACTACCTGGAGAA GATCAAAGTAACAGGAGCATGGAATTCAAGAAGTTCCCGAAGCTAGACAACAATGACTATGAAAACAACTACAATGACAATAGCAGTAATGCAACTTTAATGCAGCGCACTAGCAGCTGGTGCTCGGAGGATGAATCGATTGCTTCACTTGAGCATACGCATGGGGTGTCTTCAACTTCAATTCCGAAGGGTGGTCGAGTTCACAACTCAAGCGGCAAGACACGAGCCAGTAGGGGTTCAGCAACTGATCCTCAGAGCCTCTATGCTAGG AAAAGAAGAGAGAGAATCAATGAGAGATTGAGAATCTTGCAGGGCCTTGTCCCTAATGGAACCAAG GTTGACATCAGCACAATGCTTGAAGAGGCTGTTCAATATGTAAAATTTTTGCAACTTCAGATTAAG CTTTTGAGCTCTGATGATCTATGGATGTATGCTCCAATCGCCTACAATGGGATGGACATCGGGCTCGATCTCAAGATTCCATCCCCAAAAACACAATCCTAA